CACCTGGTCGGCGGGGAGGTCGATGGTGATGGTCATGTCCCGCGGGAGCGCCCCGGCGGGGATGTCCACCCGGAAGCCCTGCAGCTCCACCGAGCCGCCCTCGGCCGCGCGGATGAACTTCTCCGCGTGGCGGGGCTCGGCGAGGCTGGGGGCGCCGGCGAACGTCAGCACGCCGGTGAGGTCGATGCTCCCCCCCAGCACCGCGGCCGGGGCTTCGGGCGCGGCGAGCGGCGCCTGGGTGATGTCCGACGAGCAGCCGGCCAGGGTCACAACGGCGGCGGCCAGCCCGGCGAGTAGGCGGCGGGTCTTCACGGCAGCTCCTTGGGTGTTCGGGTCCATACAGCGCACCTCACTTCCCAGCAGGGGCCGTGCCGAACGTCCAGCCCCGGTTATCTCTCGCGGCCGCAAGCGATTCCGGCGTCCTCCGGGCGGTCTCGGCCGCCGGCCGGCGGAGGGGATTTGCACAATTTTCGGGCAGGCTCACCACTTTGGGGAAGCGCCCACCCCCTCCAGCCCGTAGTCGCGGACCTTGCGGGTCAGCGTGTTGCGGTGCACCCCCAGCACCTCGGAGGCGCGCCCCAGGTGCCCGCCCACCAGCAGGAGCACCTCGCGGATGTGCAGGCGCTCCACCTCTTCCAGCGACAGCTCGGGCGAGTACCCCTTGAGCGGCGCGCCGGCCCCGTCGCCGTCGGCGGCCGGCGCGCGCAGCTGGTCGACGGGGAGGTGCTCGGGGAGGAGCACCGCGCCGTGGGCCACCAGGACGGCGCGCTCCAGCACGTTCTGCAGCTCGCGGATGTTCCCCGGCCAGTCGTGCTCGTGCAGGCGGTCGAACACCGAGCGGGCGATGCCGCGGATCTCGCGGCCGTAGCGGGCGGCGTGGCGGGCCACCAGGTGGCGGATGAGCAGGTCCAGGTCGCCGCCGCGCTCCACCAGCCGGGGGAGCTGCAGGGTGACCACGGCCAGGCGGAAGTAGAGGTCCTCGCGGAAGGTGCCCTCGGCGATGGCCGTGCGCAGGTTCTTGTTGGTGGCCGCCACCACCCGCACGTCCACGGGGATGCGGTCCTCGCCGCCCACGCGCTCGATCTCGCGCTCCTGCAGGGCGCGCAGGATCTTGGCCTGGAGCGCCAGGCTCATGTCGCCGATCTCGTCCAGGAGCAGGGTGCCGCCGTCGGCGCGCTCGAAGCGGCCGATCTTGCGGGCGATGGCCCCGGTGAAGGCGCCCTTCTCGTGCCCGAAGAGCTCCGACTCCAGCAGGTTCTCGGGGATGGCGGCGCAGTTGATGGCCACGAAGGGGCCGGAGCCGCGGGGGCTGTTGCGGTGGATGGCGCGGGCCACCAGCTCCTTCCCCGTGCCGCTCTCGCCCAGGATCAGCACCGTGGCCGAGGAGCTGGCCACGCGCCCCACCATGCGGAACACCTCGAGCATGGCGGGGCTGGCGCCGATGGCGGCCTCGTCGTCGCCGTCCTCGCCCAGGTCGGCGGGGGTGAGCGGGAGCACCTCCTCGCCGGCGAACACCTCGCGCAGCGCCGCCGCCAGCTCCTGCGCATTGGGCGGCGAGGCGTAGAGTCCCAGCACGCCCAGGCGCGACGCCTCCACCATCATCTGCATGGTGGGTCGCGAGGCCACCAGGAGCAGCCCTCCGGGGGCGGTGCCCGACTCGATGATGCGCTGCACCAGGGCCAGGTCGGCGGCGGGGAAGTCGAGCGAGAGGACCACGGCCGACCAGCCTCCGCCGCGCAGCAGCTCGAGCCCCTCGGACAGCGAGGCGGCGGAGCGCACCTCGGCGCGCGGGCCCACCGCTTCGCGCACGGGCTCCAGCGCGGCGGGCGACGGCTCGATCACCAGGACGGCGGGGAGCGGCACGGGCGTACGCAAATGAGGGAGAGGCAGGCAGATTGTGCGCGCTCAATCTGCGGCATACCTCAAAACTGTGCAACGTGGTCGGGCGGGATGACGAGCGGGGGGAGGGGTTGGTCACGTGGGGGAGTGCGTGAGTACGGAAGTACGGGGTACGGGGTACGAGGTGCGAGGTGCGAGGTGCGGAACTGCGGGGGATCGGTGACCGGTGGGGGATGCGCGGCACTCGTGACGGGCGGGGACGCGGCCGGTGCGCAGGGCGAGGCCTGCCTCGACTGTGCGGCCCCCCCGCAGGGCCCCGCGTTGCGCGTGGATGCTCTGGTGCAGTCCGCGCAGGCGGACTTCGTGGTGTTGTAGCCCCCCGGTTTCAACCGGGGTGAAGGAGACCGCCCCGCATCTGACCGACGGAGCGGTACGCGCGTGAGGGATGCGCGCCCGGAGGGCCGGGACACGGGCGCGCCGGGGGTTTGGCGCGAACGTGGCCCGGCGCGGTTGGGCAACGTCGTTTGTTGCCCTACCGCGCGCGCAGCCCGGCCCGGAGCGCAGCGGAGGGACACGCCCAAACGGCAGTGCGAAGTGCGAAGTGCGAAGTGCGAAGTGCGAAGTGCGAAGTGCGAAGTGCGCCGAAAAGCTGGTCGCTTCGCACTCGGCACCTCGCACTCAGCACTTGAAAAAACGCCGAGGCCGGGGGCCCACCCTCCCCCGGACCTCGGCCCGACTGGCAGCGCGCACCGGGACCCATCGGCCGCTACTGCCCCACTGTCGTCGGCCTGCGCTCAGGCAGGCGCACCACCGAAGCTGGTGGGGTCGGGGGAGACCGGTTTGCACCCAGCGGCCACGCTGATCACCCTCGGAGCTGCGCTGTACGGTTTCAGCGTGTTCTCCCCCGACCCCTCGTTCCCCGCCGCGAAGACCACGGCGGCCTGCCTGTAGACTTCCTTCGCGGCCGCGCTGGTGGGGTCTTCCGGCACGAAGTCGCCGCTGCTGCCCCACGCGTCGTCGACCACCTGATGTCGTGCTTCTCCTGTTGTCGAGAATCCAGGTCGACCGTCCGGCGCCACGCCGGTGCGCCTGTAGCCCGATTCAGGTGCCGCCGCCCGCGGCCGGTGTAAGCCGACGCTTCGTTCCGTTCCCCCGTGGCGGGCGAGCCGCCCCTCCATCGGCGCGTCCCGGTGCCACACCCCAGGGCAAGCGCGGGTCCACCCGAGGAGACCGTGCCCTGAAGTGGTGAAGGAGGGTCGCGTCCGGCTGCGGCGAAGGCCTCCGGCCGACTGGATTTCGCGAGCGTTGGTCCCTCCGGGAGTCGCGTTTAAAGAGTTTTCGATCAACCGCTTATGAGAAATGGAGCTCCGAGGGAGTTTCGGAAATACCGCGGCCCTCCGAGACGCGTGCTCCAGGGTGGGGAGGGAGCGGATCCGGCGCCGGCTCACCGAAAAACAGCGCGGCGGCGGGGGCCGGATTTCACCATTCTGGTGAAGGCGTTTCCCCTGTTTTGGTGAGGCGCCGGCTCCCGGACCGTGCTTTTCGCGCCGTGCGGTAATTTTCTCCGGGCACGGCTGATGCTTACTCCGTAGCAGTTGAGAGAGGGCATCACCCCAACCGACGGTGGCAGCGATGGACACGCAGGCTCACTTCACCCGCACCGACCCCACCGCCGAGGACGACGCCGTCCTGGCGCACCTGGACGCGGCCGCGGACGCCTACCGCGCGCGCGCCCGCGAGTGGGAGGAGCGGTGGGAGGCGGCGCACGCCGGGCGCGAGGCGGCGCAGGCCGAGGCCGAGGAGAGCCGGCGGGAGCTGGAGGAGGGCCGCCGCGAGCTGGAGGGGGCCCGGCGCGAGCGCGACGCGGCGCGCGCCGAGGCCGAGGAGGAGCGCCGCGCCCTGGAGGAGACCCGCCGCGAACTGGACGAGACGAGGCGCGGCGCCGAGCGGCAGCGCCACCGGGCCGAGACGCTGGCGCAGGCGCTCAAGGACATCCACCGCACCCTCTTCCGCGGCAACGTCTACGAGATGATCCTGCGGGCGTGCCTGGCCATCACCGGCGCGGGCAAGGGGCTCTACGTCACCAGCCGCGCGGGCGACGGGCGGCTGCGCGTGCGCGCCGCCGTGGGGATCGAGGGATACCCCCAGGCCGAGCTCTCGCCCTTCCTGGAGGGGCTCTGCCGGCGGGTGCTGCAGCAGAACGAGCCGCTGGTGTGCAACGACGGCGCCGGCGACGGGCCCGAGGGGCTCCCCGCGCCCGACCGCGCCGACGAGCGCTTCCGCAACTACGTGGCGAGCCCCGTGGTGCTGATGCGCAACCTGGACGGGGTGGTGGTGGTGGCCGACAAGGCCACGGGCGGGTTCCACCCCGAGGACGTGGAGACGCTCCTCTCGGTGGGCGACCAGGCGGCCGTGGCGGTGGAGAACCGGCACCTGGAGAAGGCGCTGCAGAGCGCCTACGTCTCCACGGTGAGCATGCTGGCCGACGCGGTGGAGGCCAAGGACCCGTACACCCACGGGCACTGCGAGATGGCCTCGCGCTTCGCCCGCCTGGTGGCCGACCGGCTCGAGCTCCCCGACCGCGAGCGGGCCGTGGTGTGCTACGCCGCGCTCCTGCACGACGTGGGGAAGATCGGGGTGAGCGACGGCGTGCTGCACAAGCCGGGGCCGCTCCTCCCCGAAGAGGTGGAGCTCATGCGGGCCCACGTGCGCGTGGGGCACGACCTGCTGAGCAGCGTCCCCGCGCTGGAGGGGGTGGCCGACGTGGTGCTGCACCACCACGAGCGCTTCGACGGCACCGGCTACCCCGACGGGCTGGCGGGCGAGGAGATCCCCCTGCCGGCGCGCATCGTGTCCGTGGTCGACGCGTACTGCGCCATGATCACCCGGCGCGCCTACAAGGAGGCCTCCAGCGCCGCCGAGGCGCGGGCGGAGCTGGTGCGCTGCTCGGGCACCCAGTTCGACCCGGCGATCGTGGAGGTCTTCCTGGCCGTCCTCGACTCGGGCGAGTCGGCCGACACCGACGACGACCCCTGGGCCGAGTGCACCGTGCTCCCCGACTTCGCCGACATGCACCGCCTGCGGCACCACGCCGCGGCCCTCACCGCGAAGTAGCGGCGGACACGCAAAAGCAGGCGGGGTGCTCCCGGCTTCCGGGAGCACCCCGCCTGCTTTTCTTCGAGACCGGATCCGGTCCCCCCTCGATGCGGGATCAGCTCCTGCCGTCGACGCGGCTGCGCTTGGCCTCGTAGAGGGCGCGGTCGGCCTCGCGGATCAGCTCGTCGGGCGAGGCGCACTCGGCGTGGTACTCGGCCGCCCCGGCGCTCACCCCCACCCGCCCCGCCAGGCGCCGCCGCACGCGGTCGGCCAGGGTCCGCGCCCCCACGGCGCTCCCGCCGGGGAGGATCACCAGGAACTCGTCGCCGCCGTAGCGCACCACCACGTCGGCGCCGCGGGCCTCGGCGCGGAGCGCGTCGGCCACGGCGCAGAGGAGCCGGTCGCCCGCCTGGTGCCCCTGGCGGTCGTTGACGTCCTTGAAGTCGTCCAGGTCCAGCACCACCACCGCCAGCGGGTCGCCGCGGCGCGCGGCCGCCCAGGCGTGCTCCAGCACCACCTCCATGTGGCGGCGGTTGGCCAGGCCGGTGAGCGAGTCGGTGAGCGAGAGGCTGCGCACGCTCTCGATTAGGCGGATGCGCTTGAGCGCCATCTCGGCCTGCAGCGCCAGGGCGCGCAGCACGTCCCAGTCCTCGGGCTCGAAGATGCGCTCCTCGCGCCGCTCGGTGAGCACCAGCACCCCCTCCTCGCCCACGGGGACGTGCGCGATCAGGTTGGTCTGCGGGTCGCCGAAGAGGGGGGCCAGCGTGGCGAAGGAGCCGCCGGCGCGGGCGTCGGGTGCCAGCGCCAGCCCCGGCGAGGCCAGGCGCTCGTCCCAGAGCACGCACGGCCGGTACTCGCCCGGCGGCGCGCCCGGGCGGGCGGGGGCGCGCAGCAGCCCGCGCTCCGCGTCGCGCACCAGCGCCACGGCGGTGTGCGCACCGACGATGGCCAGCGCGTGGGTCGCCAGCGCGCGGAACACGGCGTCGACGGCCTCGGCCGCGTTCAGCTCCTCGAAGTAGGCGATGAGCTGGTCGGGGAGCCGCTGCCGCTTGTGCATCCGCACGCGCTCCTGGCGCGCGCGGGCGGCGGCGCGCTGGAGCAGGTCCGACTCGCGGCCGCGCGGCACCCGGCAGGCGTCGGGCGACGACAGCAGCAGCGCCTCGTCGGCGCCGGCCTCCAGCAGCAGGACCAGCCCCTCGCCGCCCACCAGCGCCGGGACGGGGACGAGCGCGCCCGGGGCGGCGGAGAGCACCTCTCCGTCTCCCGGCGCTTCCCGGCTCCCGCCGGCGATCCACCGCGTGGGCGTCGCCAGCAGCATCCCGGGCGTCCGATCGTCGAGCCGTCGCAGTCGCACGTGGACAGGATCTCCAAAGAAAAAGCGGGCGAGGGAAGCACGCCCGCGGCCATGTACGCCTAACCATCTGCTGCACAATGCGTTACGAAAATAACACTGTACCCCGGGAGCGTCAATCGCTGTCCCCTTCCGGGGACGGGATCCGGTATCGTTTTCAATCTCTATGAATGGCCCGATGGTGTCTATGACCGTCACTGGAACGCCATCGCAGCAACGCCCCGCGCGCAGGCGGCACTCTGTGGAGCGGTGGGATTGTCGCGATTGGAGGACGATCCCGGTCGGGAGCCCGGAAATCCAGAACAGCGGTGGAACGATGGGATCGTGACCGTTCCGGCGACGCTTGCCCGGCGCGATCAGCCGTCCGTCGAAGCCGGCCTCTCGGCCTCCATCCAGCGCCTGTCGGCGAGGACGACGGAGGCTTCGATCTGTCTCTCGGGGATCGACCAGAAGGTCCGGAGCAGGCGCTCCTTCTCGTGGTCCGGCACGACGGTGAACCCGTTGCGCCGGTAGAACTCGATCGCCCACGCTGCAGCCGCCCAGGTGCCGATCAGGATCGGCTTGTGGACGAGGCTCTCGACGTGGCGCAGGAGCTTCGTACCCACGCCCATCCGCTGCGCCGCCGGCGCGACGTACGCGTGGCGCACCAGCGCGACGGGTCCCCTGTCCTGGATTCCGATGACGCCCAGCAGGCGTCCTTCCTCCTCGGCGACCCAGAAGACGACGCCCTGCGCGGTCTCCCGCTCCAGCTCGTCCCGCGGCATGTACGGCTCGCGCCACCGGTCGGCCGGGATCACCCCCCGGTACGCCTGCGCCGCCTCGTTGACGACGGAGAAGATCTGAGGAAGATCCGCTCGTTCACCCTTTCGAATCGGCACCTTTCACCTCGCAGGCTCAAACGTGGGGCGGCAGGCGGGTGCCGCATCGTCCGACGAACACGCACACGTATTCCTTGCTGCCACATCACGACGGAGCTACGATGGAACGCACCCTCTCAGGCGCCGCAGCGGTTCCTGCGGCCACGGCCGGCATGGCTCACGATCGCGCTGCGATGAACCGCTTCTCCCGGAGGCATCCCATGAAGCT
This is a stretch of genomic DNA from Longimicrobium sp.. It encodes these proteins:
- a CDS encoding GNAT family N-acetyltransferase, yielding MPIRKGERADLPQIFSVVNEAAQAYRGVIPADRWREPYMPRDELERETAQGVVFWVAEEEGRLLGVIGIQDRGPVALVRHAYVAPAAQRMGVGTKLLRHVESLVHKPILIGTWAAAAWAIEFYRRNGFTVVPDHEKERLLRTFWSIPERQIEASVVLADRRWMEAERPASTDG
- a CDS encoding GGDEF domain-containing protein, whose translation is MLLATPTRWIAGGSREAPGDGEVLSAAPGALVPVPALVGGEGLVLLLEAGADEALLLSSPDACRVPRGRESDLLQRAAARARQERVRMHKRQRLPDQLIAYFEELNAAEAVDAVFRALATHALAIVGAHTAVALVRDAERGLLRAPARPGAPPGEYRPCVLWDERLASPGLALAPDARAGGSFATLAPLFGDPQTNLIAHVPVGEEGVLVLTERREERIFEPEDWDVLRALALQAEMALKRIRLIESVRSLSLTDSLTGLANRRHMEVVLEHAWAAARRGDPLAVVVLDLDDFKDVNDRQGHQAGDRLLCAVADALRAEARGADVVVRYGGDEFLVILPGGSAVGARTLADRVRRRLAGRVGVSAGAAEYHAECASPDELIREADRALYEAKRSRVDGRS
- a CDS encoding HD domain-containing phosphohydrolase produces the protein MDTQAHFTRTDPTAEDDAVLAHLDAAADAYRARAREWEERWEAAHAGREAAQAEAEESRRELEEGRRELEGARRERDAARAEAEEERRALEETRRELDETRRGAERQRHRAETLAQALKDIHRTLFRGNVYEMILRACLAITGAGKGLYVTSRAGDGRLRVRAAVGIEGYPQAELSPFLEGLCRRVLQQNEPLVCNDGAGDGPEGLPAPDRADERFRNYVASPVVLMRNLDGVVVVADKATGGFHPEDVETLLSVGDQAAVAVENRHLEKALQSAYVSTVSMLADAVEAKDPYTHGHCEMASRFARLVADRLELPDRERAVVCYAALLHDVGKIGVSDGVLHKPGPLLPEEVELMRAHVRVGHDLLSSVPALEGVADVVLHHHERFDGTGYPDGLAGEEIPLPARIVSVVDAYCAMITRRAYKEASSAAEARAELVRCSGTQFDPAIVEVFLAVLDSGESADTDDDPWAECTVLPDFADMHRLRHHAAALTAK
- a CDS encoding sigma-54 dependent transcriptional regulator, which encodes MPLPAVLVIEPSPAALEPVREAVGPRAEVRSAASLSEGLELLRGGGWSAVVLSLDFPAADLALVQRIIESGTAPGGLLLVASRPTMQMMVEASRLGVLGLYASPPNAQELAAALREVFAGEEVLPLTPADLGEDGDDEAAIGASPAMLEVFRMVGRVASSSATVLILGESGTGKELVARAIHRNSPRGSGPFVAINCAAIPENLLESELFGHEKGAFTGAIARKIGRFERADGGTLLLDEIGDMSLALQAKILRALQEREIERVGGEDRIPVDVRVVAATNKNLRTAIAEGTFREDLYFRLAVVTLQLPRLVERGGDLDLLIRHLVARHAARYGREIRGIARSVFDRLHEHDWPGNIRELQNVLERAVLVAHGAVLLPEHLPVDQLRAPAADGDGAGAPLKGYSPELSLEEVERLHIREVLLLVGGHLGRASEVLGVHRNTLTRKVRDYGLEGVGASPKW